CGCCGGTGGCACGGATGCTCGCTGCCGCACAGGAGCGGCGGGAGCCCCCTGCGGTGCGGCGGGTGCCGAACGAACCAGCTGCCCACATTCCGCACAAAACATGCTGTTAGTGACAAGCTCATGCCCGCAATAACTACACACTGCTCCCATTTACAAGTTTCCTTTCGAGTGGTCCGTAGCCCCAAGCTGGACCGCTGGTACAGCATATCGCAACGTTTAGCGGTATGGCACGCCGAGAAACGACTAGCGGCGGGGAACCGTGGTGTCCCACTCCTCGGCCTCGGTGACAACCTCGGTGGCGCTGACCACCGCATCAAGACGTCCGGCAACGGCTGGGGTTGTTCCCGTCGCACGCGCGCCAACAATCTGGCCAACCACAATCACGATCACCGTGATGTTGTCGTGCCCACCGGCCATGAGGGCGGCGGCAAGGAGGCTGTCGGCGACTTCCCCCGGATTGGAGCCAGCGGCAAAATGCTCCGCTATCTGCGCATCCGTCAGTTCCTTTGTGAGCCCGTCGGAGCAACAAAGCAAAGCTGAGCCTTCAATAACCGGCAGTAGCCAGTAATCCGGAATCGGGGCCTCTTCGAAACCGATGGCCCTGGTGATGACATTGCGCTTGGGGTGTTGCTCGGCTTCTTCCGCGGTGATTTCTCCGGCGTCTACGAGTTCCTGCACGATGGAGTGGTCGACAGAAATTCTGGTGAGCGTAGCGTCGTCGTAGGAGTACGCGCGCGAGTCACCCACGTTGTAGACCAGCCAGTAGGGTAGCCCGCCCTGCTCCGTCGCTGCGAAGCCAACACAGGTCGCCCCACCAGAGGCACCGGCTTCTGCCGCCGCTGCCAGAATCTGTTGCGTTGCCACACGAAGCGCCGCTTGGATGTTCGCCGGCTGGACCGGCGCGTGGCGAATGTGGCTGAGCGCCGTCACTACCGAGGCACTCGCGACATCCCCTGCAGCGTGCCCGCCCATCCCGTCGGCAACGGCAAACACGGGAGGAACGGCCACAAGGCTGTCTTCATTCTGTGCGCGGCGAAGGCCGGTATCGGTGCGAGCCGCCCAACTGAGGGATACAGCGAGATCGCCAGAGCCCCATGGAATGGTGCCTGTTTGTTGTTCGATCAACGCAGTTCTCCTCGTTCGAAGGGCTGGACCCGAAGCACGACGCCGTCGCCAAGATCCAGGAGAGTCCCTGGAATCACAACGGTCGGCTCGCCCGCACGCAATCGTCGCGGTGGCTGGCCTTGGATAATAAGGGCCGTTCCATTTGACGATCCAACGTCGGTCACAAGCACGGCCGAGCCCTCGTGCCGCACCTCAAGATGCGTAGACGACACAACGCCCTGCGGCGACGGCACCTGCACAAGCGTTGGCAGCACCCCTGAGACGATGCGCTCGGAACGGGGTTTGCGCCCAATAAGAACGATGCCTTCGACTGGGATGATGCGGCCGTCTGGCAAAGCAAGCGACGCAAAAAACTGTGGAGCCGGGCGCGATGCCGCCGTTGGCATTGGCGGGAGTGGAGGGAGCGGTGGCAGCTCGTCGTGGTCAGGGGAAGGCGCGGCGGTGTTGGCCCGGCTGTTCAGGATGGTGTCGTCATCCTGTTCGCCTACGTTAGGTCGTTCTCCGCCGAGAACGGTGTCATCGTTGTCGTCGAGGCGAGGTCCTTGGCTAAGAATCGTGTCGTCATGGGCGGCGTTGAGGATGGTGTGCTCCTCAGCGTCACCGATGACGGTGTCGTCGTCGGCATCGTTGAGGATGGTTTCATCGTCAGGATCGTTGAGAATCGTGTCGTCAACGCTGGGTGCCCGGGAAATCCCGCGCCTCAACACGGTCGCTTCGTCATCAATGACAGGATCGCGGAGCAGCTGCCCATTGAGCACGGTGTCCCCATCGTCCACGGTGTCTGGCGCGTCTTCCCATACGTCGTTCACCCAGCCAGCCTATACCCAGGGGTTCAATGACGGTCTTGCGGCTGGTGCTTGATTCGCTGCCTGGTGTCGGTCAACCCACGGAACCCGCGTATGGTTCAAACAAACTGTACGAACAAACCCCAACCGTGTATGCTCATCCTCATGCAAATCTCGTGTGCTCGCAGCTGGTGGCCCGCCTCTTAGGCGGCAATCGCGCGAACCCACTCGTCGACCAACCGCCCAGCAGGGCATCCGTCGACGGCGATCTTGTCCTCTTGGGCTCAACCAATATGAGGAATCCATGACATCGCTCCTTCACCGCATCGTTCAGACCCCTGATGCTTTTGCGTTTGCCATTATGCGGAGGCAAGGGCCAGACGGGATGCCAAATGCCCTGCTTGAGGTGCGGGTCGGCGAGGTTATTGATGTTGATCGTTTGGCCGATATTCCGCTCGATAGCCATGACGGGCCGCTTGGCGAGGTGCTCGCCCTCGTTCCGTTCCGCCAGGTTCGGGAGCGCGGCTTCGTTGCGAAGGACGACGGCGCTCCCCTCCGCTGCCTTCGCGTCACCGAGATCGAGCATATTTCGCTTTCGGAAGCCCTCGAACTCCTGCCGGCGGATGCCGTTCCACTGGTCAATGGCGGTTTCACGATCAGCGACGAGGACTACGCGGACACGGTTCGGCGGGTCATTCGTGATGAGATCGGTCGGGGCGAGGGTGCCAATTTTGTGATTCGCCGCGAATTCGAGGCCTCAACGGAGGTGCCTGCGTCGCGTGCGGTACTGGCGTGGTTGCGTGCGCTGCTCGTCGGCGAGACCGGCGCCTACTGGACCTACGCGGTGCATACGCCTGGGATTTCCCTTGCTGGGGCAACCCCTGAACGCCACGTTGGCGTGCGTTCCGACGCCGCTACCGGCGAACGAGTGGTGACCATGAATCCAATCAGCGGCACCTACCGGCACCCGGCGGAAGGTGCAACGGCAGAGGGTTTCCGCACCTTCCTCGGCGACGTCAAAGAAACAGAAGAACTGTTCATGGTTGTTGATGAGGAGATGAAAATGATGAGCAGGGTGTGCTCGTCAGGTGGGCGCATCCTCGGTCCGTACATAAAGCAAATGTCCCGTCTCACCCACACCGAGTACCTGTTGGAGGGGCACAGCACCCTCGACGTGCGGGAAGTGCTTCGGCTCACGATGTTTGCGCCGACGGTGACGGGGTCGCCGATGCAGAACGCGTGTGCGGTTATCAATCGGCACGAGCGCGGCGCCCGCGGGTACTATTCAGGCGTCCTCGCGCTCTTCACCGACGCGGGCGATGGGAGCTACGAGCTCGACGCGCCAATTCTCATCCGCACCGCCTATATCAACAACACCGGCCACGTCCGTGTGCCGGTGGGAGCGACGCTGGTTCGCCATTCCCACCCGGAAGCGGAAGTTGCAGAGACCAAAGCGAAGGCAGAGGGCGTGCTCATCGCGCTGGGAGCGGTGTCGCCATCCCCCGTGGATAGGCGAGTTGAACTGGCCCAACTCGACGGAGTTGCCGAGGCCCTAGCGGCACGCAACTCGCGGCTGGCTGCGTTCTGGCTCACCGATCAGAGCAGCCACACTGGCGAGACACTCCTCGGCAAAACGGCAACGGTTCTGGATGCCGAGGACGAGTTCACGGCCATGCTCGCCCACCAGTTGCGGCACCTCGGCATGATCGTTGATGTTGTCTCGTGGAACGACTTCGATTTCGAACAGCTGACGGCGGATCTGCTGGTAGCAGGCCCTGGTCCCGGCGACCCGACGAACCTGGCCGAGCCGCGCATCCAGGCCCTCTCGGACGCCATCGGCCAGCGCGTTGCCTCTGGACTTCCGCTGCTTGCGGTGTGCCTGAGCCACCAGGTGCTTGCCACGCAGCTCGGGTTTAACATTGAGCGACTGCCCGAGCCGAGACAGGGTCTACAGCTTGAGGTGACGCTGTTTGGAGAGGACGCCCTCATCGGCTTCTACAATACGTTTACGGCTCGCGGCTCGGTTCTGGCGCACGAAGTTGACGTTGCGACCTACGGACCCGACGCCGATATTATCGCGATTCGGGGCCGCGCGTTCGCCTCGATTCAGGGGCATCTTGAATCGGTGCTCTCCCGAGATGGGCTTGCCCAACTTGAACGGTTGGTGATCCACGCGCTCCGAGGGTGAACGCGTCCACAACCCTGTTTCGCGAGTCATACATAGGGATTGCACAGCATGACGCAGCTTGCCGAAGGCCGCGCCGCGAGTTAACATTGAAACTTCAAGCGAAATCTGCAAACGCGCGCCCCCAACAGTCTTGCGAGACGCCGGCGGGTCAGCACAGGCAACTCACACGCACCCGTGTGCTGGGGCCTTCCTCACGAGTAGACTTCCCATACTCTTTCCGCCCAACGAAAGCCGACTAGATGCCCTCGGATATCAACCAGCTGTACCGGCTGGCCGCTGATCCAGGCACCGCACCGCGAGTTCTCGCTGATTTGGCCGCCCGCAACGACCTGTTGTGGCCAACCATCGCGGCAAACCCCGCCTGCTATGACGAGCTCAGAGAGTGGATCGAGCGCCAAGAGCTGACCCGTCCGCTGACTCGTCCGCAATCCGGTAAACGGCAACACGGGGCAAACGTTTCCTTGCCCTCACCGAGTGAGTTACCGCCACCGCCTCCCGTCCCTGCGCCGGCAAAGAGAAATATTCCACAGGCAATCGTCGGCTGGTCAATTGGGGTCCTCGGCGTCGGACTCATCATGGCACTTCTTGCGCTCACCGGATTTCAGGCGGTGCGGGCCGCGATGTCCAACGGACCCGTCGCCGCGGTGTCAGTTTCAGAGCTGTCATCGGAACCGGTTCCACTCGAACCGTGGGAGCATCCACTCGCAACAATTACTGACCCAACTCAACAGGCCTGCCTAGATCTCACAACCGGAACCATCGGGCAGGACAGAGCCGTTGTTGTTGAGGGAGTTCGAGTTCAACAGGCTGGCTGTGAGGCAGCGCGCCTATCTGGTTCGACCACCGCGCTTGGCTCACCAGACGCTGCGTCGTCCGAAGACCGGGCGGAATCCTCAGCTGCGGCAGCCTCCCCAGCAACACTGGTTACGCTCGTGAACACGCGAAACGGCGCCACTTCCTGGACAACCGATCTCAGCGAGCAGGCCGCTTGGGTGGCCGGTTCAACAGTTCGCAACGTCACCCCAATTGGCGGCAGCGAGGTCGTCCTACAGATCAGCAACGAGCGTGACGGCTTCACCTCGATTGTGACGCTTAATCAGCAAAGCGGGTTACTCTCTGACGAAGCACAGCAGCTTGCTCCGTCACCAAACCTCACCTACTCGTCTGCGACGATCGCTGATATCCCGTCGGATCCAGACGGCTTCCTGATCATCGGCCAACGAGTCGGTACGAGCGCCTCCGAAGTTTCCTACGTTCGTAGC
The DNA window shown above is from Lysinibacter cavernae and carries:
- a CDS encoding PP2C family protein-serine/threonine phosphatase, yielding MIEQQTGTIPWGSGDLAVSLSWAARTDTGLRRAQNEDSLVAVPPVFAVADGMGGHAAGDVASASVVTALSHIRHAPVQPANIQAALRVATQQILAAAAEAGASGGATCVGFAATEQGGLPYWLVYNVGDSRAYSYDDATLTRISVDHSIVQELVDAGEITAEEAEQHPKRNVITRAIGFEEAPIPDYWLLPVIEGSALLCCSDGLTKELTDAQIAEHFAAGSNPGEVADSLLAAALMAGGHDNITVIVIVVGQIVGARATGTTPAVAGRLDAVVSATEVVTEAEEWDTTVPRR
- a CDS encoding FHA domain-containing protein; the protein is MNDVWEDAPDTVDDGDTVLNGQLLRDPVIDDEATVLRRGISRAPSVDDTILNDPDDETILNDADDDTVIGDAEEHTILNAAHDDTILSQGPRLDDNDDTVLGGERPNVGEQDDDTILNSRANTAAPSPDHDELPPLPPLPPMPTAASRPAPQFFASLALPDGRIIPVEGIVLIGRKPRSERIVSGVLPTLVQVPSPQGVVSSTHLEVRHEGSAVLVTDVGSSNGTALIIQGQPPRRLRAGEPTVVIPGTLLDLGDGVVLRVQPFERGELR
- a CDS encoding chorismate-binding protein, with protein sequence MTSLLHRIVQTPDAFAFAIMRRQGPDGMPNALLEVRVGEVIDVDRLADIPLDSHDGPLGEVLALVPFRQVRERGFVAKDDGAPLRCLRVTEIEHISLSEALELLPADAVPLVNGGFTISDEDYADTVRRVIRDEIGRGEGANFVIRREFEASTEVPASRAVLAWLRALLVGETGAYWTYAVHTPGISLAGATPERHVGVRSDAATGERVVTMNPISGTYRHPAEGATAEGFRTFLGDVKETEELFMVVDEEMKMMSRVCSSGGRILGPYIKQMSRLTHTEYLLEGHSTLDVREVLRLTMFAPTVTGSPMQNACAVINRHERGARGYYSGVLALFTDAGDGSYELDAPILIRTAYINNTGHVRVPVGATLVRHSHPEAEVAETKAKAEGVLIALGAVSPSPVDRRVELAQLDGVAEALAARNSRLAAFWLTDQSSHTGETLLGKTATVLDAEDEFTAMLAHQLRHLGMIVDVVSWNDFDFEQLTADLLVAGPGPGDPTNLAEPRIQALSDAIGQRVASGLPLLAVCLSHQVLATQLGFNIERLPEPRQGLQLEVTLFGEDALIGFYNTFTARGSVLAHEVDVATYGPDADIIAIRGRAFASIQGHLESVLSRDGLAQLERLVIHALRG
- a CDS encoding PQQ-like beta-propeller repeat protein, with protein sequence MPSDINQLYRLAADPGTAPRVLADLAARNDLLWPTIAANPACYDELREWIERQELTRPLTRPQSGKRQHGANVSLPSPSELPPPPPVPAPAKRNIPQAIVGWSIGVLGVGLIMALLALTGFQAVRAAMSNGPVAAVSVSELSSEPVPLEPWEHPLATITDPTQQACLDLTTGTIGQDRAVVVEGVRVQQAGCEAARLSGSTTALGSPDAASSEDRAESSAAAASPATLVTLVNTRNGATSWTTDLSEQAAWVAGSTVRNVTPIGGSEVVLQISNERDGFTSIVTLNQQSGLLSDEAQQLAPSPNLTYSSATIADIPSDPDGFLIIGQRVGTSASEVSYVRSSQPTQPVWSYQYSSVLQPSATFVDDVVLLAPDVADDPATPMPEEATPVVVNLNDGSVVTDHEFTSVKVTRVGSSFITYAPNPADAAHSGTISGINNRGETQWQRPGVSEPQFSAAGASNEDLTFDAHGSVYVRAGDNHALLRIDPETGTDFWSEPLAVDGSVWSGPYGSGDSLILTGTDGAAVDQLTVVDVATGNVDYTRGAPGSSITLLGLSATVGYTTSTAADGTMVLTAFDTATNATLWSKAGTPGATFSLLGGQLVRFDPATSTLAQLSGN